One genomic window of Micrococcus flavus includes the following:
- a CDS encoding alpha/beta fold hydrolase gives MSQPAPHIVRRGSGAPLILVHGMGVDHRLLLPLDAALEAAGGWERIYLDLPGFGGTPALPAPGGLPELADWLDAAVGDLVGDARFALLGNSLGGLLVREVLARRQGQVAGLALIAPVVDPDPEQRDVPERVVLDTDEALLAELDEDDAEPFLDMAVIQTRPVWENFREHVLPGVRALDKDAVENLEKDYALEGPLPEQRFGTFDRPTLIVTGRQDDKVGWKDQLALAEHFPRLTLAMLDRTGHNVHLDQEAAVGAMVQNWAEDAAREL, from the coding sequence ATGTCACAGCCCGCCCCCCACATCGTGCGCCGCGGTTCCGGCGCCCCGCTGATCCTCGTGCACGGCATGGGCGTGGACCACCGCCTGCTCCTGCCCCTGGACGCCGCCCTCGAGGCCGCCGGCGGCTGGGAGCGCATCTACCTGGACCTGCCCGGCTTCGGCGGGACCCCCGCCCTGCCCGCCCCCGGCGGCCTGCCGGAGCTGGCGGACTGGCTGGACGCCGCGGTCGGCGACCTGGTGGGCGACGCGCGGTTCGCCCTCCTGGGCAACTCCCTGGGCGGTCTGCTGGTGCGCGAGGTGCTCGCCCGGCGCCAGGGCCAGGTGGCGGGCCTCGCGCTGATCGCCCCCGTGGTGGATCCGGACCCGGAGCAGCGGGACGTGCCCGAGCGCGTGGTACTGGACACGGACGAGGCGCTGCTCGCCGAGCTGGATGAGGACGACGCCGAGCCGTTCCTGGACATGGCCGTCATCCAGACGCGCCCGGTGTGGGAGAACTTCCGCGAGCATGTGCTGCCCGGCGTGCGTGCCCTCGATAAGGACGCGGTGGAGAACCTGGAGAAGGACTATGCGCTGGAGGGCCCGCTGCCCGAGCAGCGGTTCGGCACGTTCGACCGGCCCACGCTGATCGTCACCGGCCGGCAGGACGACAAGGTCGGCTGGAAGGACCAGCTGGCGCTGGCGGAGCACTTCCCGCGCCTGACCCTGGCGATGCTGGACCGCACCGGCCACAACGTGCACCTGGATCAGGAGGCGGCCGTCGGCGCGATGGTGCAGAACTGGGCGGAGGACGCGGCGCGGGAGCTGTGA
- a CDS encoding CpaF family protein produces MDAVRMLEGELRELVRRQGVDPQREGERVRALIDEATADYEARSLVSSLPRLEDPEGASQELFDRIAGLGPLQRLMDDPSVEEIWINAPDEVYCARSGRSELTGILLTEEGVRDLVELMLKSSGRRLDLSMPFVDAALPDGSRLHVAIPDITRRHWSVNIRKFVSRAQRLEDLVRSGSLTPAAARFLDAAVDAGMNVLVSGATQAGKTTMLNCLAASIGARERVITVEEIFELQIPVRDVVGLQCRQPNLEGHGEIPLRRLVKEALRMRPDRLIVGEVREAEALDMLVALNSGLAGMCTIHANSAADALTKLCTLPLLAGENISRNFVVPTVATCIDVVVHCERDRDGRRRVREVLTVGSRVENGVIETSALFRRDTEGDLVLNTAASLEFEAFARRGIDPRDVLGVR; encoded by the coding sequence ATGGACGCCGTGCGCATGCTGGAGGGCGAGCTGCGGGAGCTCGTCCGTCGACAGGGGGTGGACCCCCAGCGGGAGGGCGAGCGCGTCCGGGCCCTGATCGACGAGGCCACGGCGGACTACGAGGCCCGGTCCCTCGTCAGCTCCCTGCCACGGCTGGAGGACCCCGAGGGGGCGTCGCAGGAGCTCTTCGACCGGATCGCGGGCCTGGGGCCCCTGCAGCGCCTGATGGACGACCCCTCGGTCGAGGAGATCTGGATCAACGCTCCGGACGAGGTGTACTGCGCGCGGTCCGGACGCTCCGAGCTGACCGGCATCCTCCTGACCGAGGAGGGCGTCCGAGACCTCGTCGAGCTCATGCTCAAGTCCTCGGGCCGGCGTCTCGACCTCTCGATGCCCTTCGTGGACGCCGCCCTGCCGGACGGCTCGCGTCTGCACGTGGCCATCCCGGACATCACGCGGCGGCACTGGAGCGTGAACATCCGCAAGTTCGTGAGTCGCGCGCAGCGACTCGAGGATCTGGTGCGCTCCGGCTCCCTCACGCCCGCCGCGGCCCGATTCCTCGACGCGGCGGTCGACGCCGGCATGAACGTCCTGGTCTCGGGTGCCACCCAGGCCGGCAAGACCACGATGCTCAACTGCCTGGCCGCCTCGATCGGCGCACGCGAGCGGGTCATCACGGTGGAGGAGATCTTCGAGCTGCAGATCCCCGTCCGGGACGTCGTCGGCCTGCAGTGCCGGCAGCCGAATCTCGAGGGCCACGGGGAGATCCCGCTGCGGCGGCTCGTCAAGGAGGCCCTGCGCATGCGCCCGGATCGCCTGATCGTGGGCGAGGTCCGGGAGGCCGAGGCCCTGGACATGCTCGTCGCGCTGAACTCCGGACTGGCCGGGATGTGCACCATCCACGCGAACTCCGCCGCCGATGCGCTGACCAAGCTCTGCACGCTGCCCCTGCTCGCAGGGGAGAACATCTCGAGGAACTTCGTGGTCCCCACCGTCGCCACGTGCATCGACGTGGTGGTGCACTGCGAGCGGGACCGGGACGGACGCCGTCGTGTCCGAGAGGTCCTCACGGTCGGATCCCGCGTGGAGAACGGCGTCATCGAGACCTCCGCCCTCTTCCGCAGGGACACCGAGGGCGACCTCGTCCTCAACACCGCTGCGAGCCTCGAGTTCGAGGCCTTCGCGCGCCGGGGCATCGACCCCCGTGACGTCCTGGGGGTGCGCTGA
- a CDS encoding class I SAM-dependent methyltransferase, with translation MSPHYEHPNAPVSEDPRAFWEARYGGDQVWSGKVNAATAALTADLPPGRALDLGCGEGGDVIHLAEAGWDATGVDLAEAAVTRARRAAHKRGVAERTHFMAADLTDTGSGWGLPDDAGAPGFDLVTASFLQSPVALDRERILRHALTLLAPGGRLVLVSHAAPPPWAPAEFAARGHFPSPADELTVLGVTVCGDERWDVATAEVRTREVTGPDGQAAALEDTVVVVRRR, from the coding sequence ATGTCCCCGCACTACGAGCACCCCAACGCCCCCGTCTCCGAGGATCCGCGCGCGTTCTGGGAGGCCCGCTACGGCGGGGACCAGGTGTGGTCCGGGAAGGTCAACGCCGCCACGGCCGCGCTGACGGCGGACCTGCCGCCGGGCCGGGCGCTGGACCTGGGCTGCGGCGAGGGCGGTGACGTGATCCACCTGGCCGAGGCCGGCTGGGATGCCACGGGCGTGGACCTCGCCGAGGCCGCGGTGACCCGCGCCCGGCGGGCGGCGCACAAGCGGGGCGTGGCGGAGCGGACCCACTTCATGGCGGCGGACCTGACGGACACGGGCTCCGGCTGGGGCCTTCCCGACGACGCCGGCGCACCCGGGTTCGATCTGGTCACCGCGTCCTTCCTGCAGTCCCCCGTGGCCCTGGACCGCGAGCGGATCCTGCGCCACGCGCTGACCCTGCTGGCTCCGGGCGGGCGCCTGGTGCTGGTGTCCCATGCGGCGCCCCCGCCGTGGGCGCCGGCCGAGTTCGCCGCGCGGGGACACTTCCCCTCCCCTGCGGACGAGCTGACCGTCCTCGGCGTGACCGTGTGCGGCGACGAGCGCTGGGACGTGGCGACCGCCGAGGTGCGGACTCGTGAGGTGACCGGGCCTGACGGTCAGGCGGCGGCCCTGGAGGACACCGTGGTGGTGGTCCGGCGGCGCTGA
- a CDS encoding type II secretion system F family protein yields the protein MSAALAVGLGLGTLLGVGLWLIVLAQPLGWRPTLEQRLEPQLRHHVPASRLLDGEAAATSPWGAWGRLLGPPLGAATRLLQNLSPAGETLSRRLEAAGSPLTPVDYHAQQVLWACLGVAAGTAAALTLAVSGAVPVFTAAALVVAAGLGGYMLRDQALGWAITRRRASILTEFPSVAELFALSVSAGESTTGALERVATTARGELAREFAAALADMRAGASLAVALKAMGRRIQLAPVERFIAGILIALDRGTPLADVLRAQAQDVREMGRRELMEAAGRKEIQMMVPLVFGILPLTVVFAVFPGISLMRLGF from the coding sequence ATGAGCGCCGCACTGGCCGTCGGCCTCGGACTCGGCACGCTCCTGGGCGTGGGCCTGTGGCTCATCGTCCTCGCCCAGCCCCTGGGCTGGCGCCCCACCCTGGAGCAGCGTCTGGAGCCGCAGCTGCGGCACCACGTTCCCGCGTCGCGACTCCTGGATGGGGAGGCGGCGGCCACCTCGCCCTGGGGAGCGTGGGGACGCCTGCTCGGACCGCCTCTGGGGGCGGCGACCCGGCTGCTGCAGAACCTCAGCCCGGCAGGCGAGACGCTGTCCCGGCGGCTCGAGGCCGCGGGGTCCCCGCTCACCCCGGTGGACTACCACGCCCAGCAGGTCCTCTGGGCCTGCCTGGGGGTGGCGGCCGGCACCGCGGCGGCCCTCACCCTGGCGGTCTCCGGGGCCGTGCCCGTGTTCACGGCGGCCGCTCTGGTGGTGGCCGCCGGGCTGGGCGGGTACATGCTGCGGGATCAGGCGCTCGGATGGGCCATCACCCGTCGGCGGGCCTCCATCCTGACGGAGTTCCCCTCCGTGGCCGAGCTCTTCGCGCTGTCCGTCAGCGCGGGGGAGAGCACCACCGGCGCCCTGGAACGGGTCGCCACGACGGCCCGCGGCGAGCTCGCCCGGGAGTTCGCCGCCGCACTGGCGGACATGCGCGCCGGGGCCTCCCTCGCCGTCGCTCTGAAGGCCATGGGCCGGCGGATCCAGCTCGCTCCGGTGGAGCGGTTCATCGCCGGCATCCTGATCGCCCTGGACCGCGGCACCCCGCTGGCCGACGTGCTCCGCGCCCAGGCGCAGGACGTGCGCGAAATGGGCCGTCGCGAGCTGATGGAGGCCGCCGGCCGCAAGGAGATCCAGATGATGGTGCCCCTCGTGTTCGGGATCCTCCCGCTCACCGTGGTGTTCGCCGTCTTCCCCGGCATCTCGCTCATGCGTCTCGGCTTCTAG
- the prfB gene encoding peptide chain release factor 2: protein MADTDFSAEIDALRHTLASIEQVSDVEKMTAEVAELEAQASAPDLWDDPEAAQKVTSKLSHRQADLKRIKSLADRIDDLETMVELAAEEDEPSLLDDANVELTSIRKALDELEVVTLLSGEYDQRDAVITIRAGAGGVDAADFAETLMRMYLRWAEQKGWSSKVMDTSYAEEAGLKSATFEINAPFAFGTLSVEAGTHRLVRISPFDNQGRRQTSFAAVEVVPLIESDDSIEIPENEIKVDVFRSSGPGGQSVNTTDSAVRMTHIPTGIVVSMQNEKSQIQNRAAALRVLQSRLLLQRKAEEDAKKKEMAGDVKASWGDQMRSYVLNPYQMVKDLRTGHEEGNPSAVFDGAIDDFIDAGIRWRAEQAKEAAAEAEADKG, encoded by the coding sequence ATGGCTGACACTGACTTCTCCGCAGAGATCGACGCTCTGCGCCACACCCTGGCCTCCATCGAGCAGGTCTCCGACGTCGAGAAGATGACGGCGGAGGTGGCCGAGCTCGAGGCGCAGGCCTCCGCGCCCGACCTCTGGGACGACCCCGAGGCCGCGCAGAAGGTCACGTCCAAGCTCTCCCACCGGCAGGCAGACCTCAAGCGCATCAAGTCGCTCGCGGACCGCATCGACGACCTCGAGACCATGGTGGAGCTGGCCGCCGAGGAGGACGAGCCCTCCCTGCTGGACGACGCGAACGTGGAGCTGACCTCCATCCGCAAGGCCCTCGACGAGCTCGAGGTGGTCACCCTCCTCAGCGGCGAGTACGACCAGCGCGACGCCGTCATCACCATCCGCGCCGGTGCCGGCGGCGTGGACGCGGCCGACTTCGCCGAGACCCTCATGCGCATGTACCTGCGCTGGGCCGAGCAGAAGGGCTGGTCCTCGAAGGTCATGGACACTTCCTACGCGGAGGAGGCCGGCCTGAAGTCCGCGACGTTCGAGATCAACGCACCGTTCGCGTTCGGCACCCTGTCCGTGGAGGCCGGCACCCACCGCCTGGTCCGCATCAGCCCCTTCGACAACCAGGGCCGCCGCCAGACCTCCTTCGCGGCGGTCGAGGTGGTCCCGCTGATCGAGTCGGACGACTCCATCGAGATCCCCGAGAACGAGATCAAGGTGGACGTGTTCCGCTCCTCGGGCCCCGGCGGCCAGTCCGTGAACACCACGGACTCCGCCGTGCGCATGACGCACATCCCCACGGGCATCGTCGTGTCCATGCAGAACGAGAAGTCCCAGATCCAGAACCGCGCCGCCGCCCTCCGCGTGCTCCAGTCCCGCCTGCTCCTGCAGCGCAAGGCCGAGGAGGACGCGAAGAAGAAGGAGATGGCCGGCGACGTCAAGGCCTCCTGGGGCGACCAGATGCGCTCCTACGTGCTGAACCCGTACCAGATGGTCAAGGACCTGCGCACGGGCCACGAGGAGGGCAACCCCTCCGCCGTGTTCGACGGCGCCATCGACGACTTCATCGACGCCGGCATCCGCTGGCGCGCCGAGCAGGCCAAGGAGGCCGCCGCGGAGGCCGAGGCCGACAAGGGCTGA
- a CDS encoding SRPBCC family protein → MTEIEETTKPATPPPVSAEETVAAPAAALFALLADPARHPEIDGGTNVAAPVDPAPICGVGDRFRMDLAHGVRVECVVHRFERDRVIAWEPGRLGEAPSGQLWTWELEPVSEESTRVRVTYDGTRIAPDQEKRLARAWALIEEKLVGSIRRLGAAADRTAR, encoded by the coding sequence ATGACCGAGATCGAGGAGACCACCAAGCCCGCCACGCCGCCGCCCGTGAGCGCCGAGGAGACCGTGGCCGCCCCCGCGGCCGCCCTGTTCGCGCTGCTCGCGGACCCGGCCCGGCACCCCGAGATCGACGGCGGGACCAACGTCGCCGCGCCCGTCGACCCCGCTCCGATCTGCGGCGTGGGGGACAGGTTCCGGATGGACCTGGCCCACGGCGTCCGTGTGGAGTGCGTGGTCCACCGGTTCGAGCGGGACCGCGTGATCGCCTGGGAGCCCGGGAGGCTGGGGGAGGCGCCGAGCGGCCAGCTGTGGACGTGGGAGCTCGAGCCGGTCTCGGAGGAGTCCACCCGGGTGCGCGTGACGTACGACGGCACCCGGATCGCCCCGGACCAGGAGAAGCGCCTCGCCCGCGCATGGGCCCTGATCGAGGAGAAGCTCGTCGGCTCCATCCGGCGGCTGGGGGCGGCGGCAGACCGGACCGCCCGCTGA
- a CDS encoding 2,3-butanediol dehydrogenase codes for MRAARWHGEKDIRIEEIEAPTAGPGQVLIDVAWCGICGTDLHEYLEGPIFIPPHGHPHPISGDSAPVTLGHEMSGTVAALGEGVEDLTVGQKVVVEPYIIRPEDQNDEQYNLAPDMNFIGLGGNGGGLAEQIAVERRWVHPVADSVPLDEAALIEPLSVAHHAWVRAGSPTSGTALIGGAGPIGALTAAVLKGKGLTVYVSELSELRRQKVVDAGVVDEAFDPREVDVAARVRELTDGRGVDVAFECTSVDVVLDLLLDAVRPGGVIVNESIWGHEPKVALHKLVMKEIDLRGTIAYAHDHADTVRMVEAGEVDLKPFITGRIGLDEIVEKGFDTLINHNETAVKILVSPSGKGL; via the coding sequence ATGCGCGCAGCCCGCTGGCACGGTGAGAAGGACATCCGCATCGAAGAGATCGAGGCGCCCACGGCCGGACCCGGCCAGGTGCTGATCGACGTCGCCTGGTGCGGCATCTGCGGCACCGACCTGCACGAGTACCTCGAGGGTCCCATCTTCATCCCGCCGCACGGCCACCCCCACCCGATCTCCGGGGACTCCGCCCCGGTCACCCTCGGGCACGAGATGTCCGGCACCGTGGCCGCCCTCGGCGAGGGCGTGGAGGACCTCACGGTGGGCCAGAAGGTCGTGGTGGAGCCCTACATCATCCGCCCGGAGGACCAGAACGACGAGCAGTACAACCTGGCCCCGGACATGAACTTCATCGGCCTCGGCGGCAACGGCGGCGGCCTCGCCGAGCAGATCGCCGTGGAGCGCCGCTGGGTCCACCCGGTGGCCGACTCCGTGCCCCTGGACGAGGCGGCCCTCATCGAGCCCCTCTCCGTGGCCCACCACGCGTGGGTGCGTGCCGGCTCCCCGACCTCCGGCACGGCACTGATCGGCGGTGCGGGCCCCATCGGCGCCCTCACTGCCGCCGTGCTCAAGGGCAAGGGCCTCACGGTCTACGTCTCCGAGCTCTCCGAGCTGCGCCGCCAGAAGGTGGTGGACGCGGGCGTCGTGGACGAGGCCTTCGACCCCCGCGAGGTCGACGTGGCCGCCCGCGTGCGCGAGCTCACGGACGGGCGGGGCGTGGACGTCGCCTTCGAGTGCACCTCGGTAGACGTGGTCCTGGACCTGCTGCTGGACGCCGTGCGTCCAGGCGGCGTGATCGTCAACGAGTCCATCTGGGGGCACGAGCCGAAGGTCGCGCTGCACAAGCTGGTCATGAAGGAGATCGACCTGCGCGGCACCATCGCCTACGCCCACGACCACGCCGACACGGTGCGCATGGTCGAGGCCGGGGAGGTGGACCTGAAGCCGTTCATCACCGGGAGGATCGGCCTGGACGAGATCGTGGAGAAGGGCTTCGACACCCTCATCAACCATAACGAGACCGCGGTGAAGATCCTGGTCTCGCCCTCCGGCAAGGGCCTCTGA
- a CDS encoding pilus assembly protein TadG-related protein, producing MSAPLCGSCPPRHRIRPSADDGQTTVLTIGLTAVVVALLLVLFAATGVLIQARKVQSFADGAALAGAEQLAFELDADPRVVLDPASVQGSVGEYLAAVGAQEAVPGIAAVSSGVAEDGATVVVRIEAQVSLVPPSGGWAAGLFPATVPVSAEGSSRTVLTR from the coding sequence ATGTCCGCGCCCCTCTGCGGCTCCTGCCCGCCGCGCCACCGCATCCGCCCGTCCGCCGACGACGGCCAGACCACCGTGCTGACCATCGGGCTCACCGCCGTGGTGGTCGCGCTGCTGCTCGTCCTGTTCGCCGCCACCGGCGTGCTCATCCAGGCGCGGAAGGTGCAGTCCTTCGCGGACGGCGCCGCCCTGGCCGGGGCGGAGCAGCTGGCCTTCGAGCTCGACGCCGACCCGCGCGTCGTCCTCGATCCCGCCTCCGTCCAGGGTTCGGTGGGGGAGTACCTGGCCGCCGTGGGCGCGCAGGAAGCGGTCCCCGGGATCGCTGCCGTGTCCTCGGGGGTGGCCGAGGACGGCGCCACCGTGGTGGTGCGGATCGAGGCGCAGGTCTCCCTGGTCCCGCCGTCGGGCGGATGGGCCGCCGGGCTGTTCCCCGCCACCGTGCCGGTCAGCGCGGAGGGCAGTTCGCGGACGGTCCTCACCCGCTGA
- a CDS encoding type II secretion system F family protein: protein MPLVLGLALGAGLFLIWWACWSEPSVRAAVDRGPSRLSTLIARSGITRLTPAGVVSAMLAGGLVMGLIVLALTRTWTIAACFAVFGAGLPWTILSWQATRRSVALRDLWPDAVDHVRSAVRAGLTLPEALIQLGDSGPEGLREPFREFARDYRAGARFVDALDRLKARMADPVADRLVVSLRLTREVGGADIGLLLQTLSEFLRQDARIRSELEARQSWTVNAARLAVCAPWIVLLLLGTQPVAVEAYRSAAGGLVLIGGLVTSAVCYRIMRRIGSLPPDRRVFA from the coding sequence ATGCCCCTGGTCCTCGGCCTGGCCCTCGGGGCGGGTCTGTTCCTGATCTGGTGGGCGTGCTGGTCCGAGCCGTCGGTGCGGGCCGCCGTGGACCGCGGCCCCTCACGGCTGAGCACGCTGATCGCCCGCTCGGGCATCACCCGGCTGACTCCGGCAGGGGTGGTCTCGGCCATGCTCGCGGGCGGGCTGGTGATGGGCCTGATCGTGCTGGCGCTGACCCGGACGTGGACGATCGCCGCGTGCTTCGCGGTGTTCGGCGCGGGGCTGCCGTGGACGATCCTCTCCTGGCAGGCCACCCGCCGCAGCGTGGCCCTGCGCGATCTCTGGCCGGATGCGGTCGATCACGTGCGGTCGGCGGTCCGGGCCGGACTGACCCTGCCGGAGGCCCTGATCCAGCTCGGGGACAGCGGTCCGGAGGGGCTGCGGGAGCCGTTCCGGGAGTTCGCCCGCGACTACCGGGCGGGGGCGCGTTTCGTGGACGCCCTGGACAGGCTCAAAGCGCGCATGGCCGACCCGGTGGCGGATCGGCTGGTGGTGTCCCTGCGGCTCACCCGGGAAGTCGGTGGCGCAGACATCGGCCTGCTGCTGCAGACCCTCTCCGAGTTCCTCCGACAGGATGCCCGCATCCGCTCCGAGCTGGAGGCGCGCCAGTCCTGGACGGTCAACGCCGCCCGACTGGCCGTCTGCGCCCCATGGATCGTCCTGCTCCTGCTGGGCACCCAGCCGGTCGCCGTCGAGGCGTACCGCTCCGCCGCCGGCGGGCTGGTCCTCATCGGGGGGCTCGTGACGTCGGCGGTGTGCTACCGGATCATGCGGCGCATCGGCTCGCTGCCGCCGGACCGGAGGGTCTTCGCATGA
- a CDS encoding TadE/TadG family type IV pilus assembly protein, whose translation MTSAAAPARPGPSARARWGDERGSVVAENALVTALIVLLFAALLQAGIVIHTRNVLIDAASAGARYGALADRDPADGAARARQVLTVALPGQADAQVSAETIDLDGAPTVRVTVSTSLPGLGFLPGPIPVEVHGHAHRF comes from the coding sequence ATGACCTCCGCAGCCGCCCCGGCGCGCCCGGGCCCATCCGCCCGTGCCCGCTGGGGCGACGAGCGGGGGTCCGTGGTCGCCGAGAACGCGCTCGTCACGGCCCTGATCGTGCTGCTCTTCGCGGCCCTGCTGCAGGCCGGCATCGTCATCCACACCCGCAACGTCCTGATCGATGCCGCCTCCGCCGGCGCCCGCTACGGGGCGCTCGCGGACCGTGACCCCGCCGACGGCGCAGCCCGTGCCCGGCAGGTCCTGACCGTTGCCCTGCCGGGGCAGGCGGACGCCCAGGTCAGCGCCGAGACGATCGACCTCGACGGCGCCCCGACGGTCCGGGTCACCGTGTCCACGAGCCTGCCGGGCCTGGGCTTCCTGCCCGGGCCGATCCCCGTGGAGGTGCACGGCCATGCCCACCGGTTCTGA